ttcaaaatttGGCCAAAACGCGGCCCCAAGTTCAGTTGACCGTCACCACGACAGACAAACATAAGACAAAATGATTAAAATTTTACAAGTCTACAACACACAGGGTCAGACCGCCATTCAAAGAAATAAAATTTTAACTGGAGGCCAGATCAATGACCTCCCTTTCTGGCTCCTTCTCTGCCTCCTCCTGTCGACTTCCCATTTCAGGAATAGGACCAGCTTGTACGCCCTCGGCAACAACAGCCTCTTGAGCTCCCCCAGCAACAGCAGCCTCCTGGAACGAGCCAGCACCCACAACAGCTGTCTGCTCCGCCAGTGCAGGAGAATTCAACtcgccaacttcaggcatcaacACGCTCAAATCAGGCTGGATAGGGTAAAGGGTCTCCAGCTGCCTCTCTTCCTCCTCTATGGCCTGCAGGGTTGGGGTCTCAACAAGGGCGGCACGCATTCCACTGATCTTTCCTTGCCAGGTAGCATAAGCAACGATGTTGGTGGCAAGGGaaatcagctcactgatcttctcgtcagagcgcttgagggaatTAGAGAAAGTATTGCACACTTCCTGGGTGCGCGCCAGCTAGTCAGCTCCCTCCTTTAACTTCTTCTTGGCACTATCAAGCTCAGCTTTCAGCTCTACTACCCGCCCCCTCAAGTCAGAGCGCTGCTGCTCCAACTCAGCAATGGTCCCGGACAGCTCTTGGTTCCTGGTACTAGTAGCCTTGCTGGTAGTCTGGACTACATtaatcatcttcctattataaaGGGCTGACTGGAAAGCCTGAGAGCAGAAAGGGAAAAGTTAGCAACATTGGCATAAATAATTCAGAACATGTGGTAGAGGGAGAATACTTACCATGAAAGCTTTATGCACATCATTCTCCGCCATTTATGCTGGCGAGAATTCTGAGAAGACCTCCACCAGCGGAGGGAGGAGGATATGGTCGATCTCTGGCCAATATGGCACCTTATCTACGTTCCCAAAGCCCTCGGGGAAGTGGGCAATGATGCCACCACTAGCAGTAGCAGGACTAGCAGGCGGAGTAGGAGAATGACAGGATAGCGGGCTAACCTCCAAAGGCTCAGGACGAGCGGTACTGGGATGGGTAGGAGGAGACTGGAAGTCTACATCAGGGCTCGCAGCAGccctctttcttttagcactctgGAAAATAGCCTCCAGAGGGTCAACTTTTGAGCCTTCAAGCAACCAGACCTCAGATGTCAGAGATAGCCAGGATGATGGTGCAAGACAACATACTCGAAGACATGTTGTGGCCTGATTGCAGCGGGTTGGAAGAGGAGACAGGTGAGAAACCAGGAAGCAGATCggggaactttctctcagactGGGAGATGCAAAACAGTTTGTTGCGAGCAGATGTCTGGTCACCTAGACGAGTCAGGTGGCAGGGGCCTGCACAAAAGAAAAAAGTAAACCAGTATGCTTTGGAGAAGCAAATCAGGCGTCAGGAGAGCTACTTACTCGAGGTTATTACCCAGTCTTCAAAGATATAGTCAGCAGGTGGCTTAATGGAGgccttcctcacatagaagaagtcctcaaaccacttCTCGTCCCTGGATTTCGACACGTGATTGAAAGGAATCTCGCCGGAACCTCGAAAATAAAATTGGCCTCTTCCCAGAGACCAGATCTCGTACATGTGGGCCAGCTCACCCAGGGAAATGGTGCTACTGGTATTCTGGCTAGCAGACATGGAGTAGAGGAGTACCCTCCGAATGTTGGCAGAGATTTGTACCATGGCAAAATTATTGGTCCGGAGAAAGTATTGCATGAGTTTGGGAAAAGGGAAGCGAAGACCGTATCTAAATGGATAAAGGTAAAAGCAGACCCATCCTGCCCGGACGGCGTCCGCCTTTTGGCCCGGCTCCGGGATAGCAATATCAACCCCGTCGCCAAGACCAAGCAGTTTCTTAATCAAAGGTATGTCGGCGGTGGTCAGAGAGGTGTTAGAGTCGTTGGCGTGAACAAAAAGATTACGGGAAGGAAAGGTGGGATCCGGGTTCTGGTCGGCCGGAGCGGAGGTCGAAGCAGCGTGGCGAGCTTTACCCATGGTCaggaaaaaggaaaaataaaaggatCAAATAAAGATTACAAGAGAAAAATACCCGGTGGAAAGCGACAGTGAGAATGATGGAATCTGGCGAAGGAGAGAagaagggttttagagagaagttggGGGGGTTTTTAATTTTTGGAATTAATGAAGTAAGGTAGGGGGTTGAGATTATAAAGGAGGAGAGAGGGGGAGGAGCGCGAGAAATGAGGAGAAGGGGTAGGGGCAATGATTAGTGCACATGAAGATGTGCAAAAGACGGCGTGAGGTTTGAACATGATCCGTAATTCCTTATTCGACGCCTCGAGATGTATCTCACAAGGaattaggggcaaactgtttggacCAAAATCCGCACCTTGGCCTAGTAGGGAGTAGGCCCATTTGATTTCGTCTAAAGAGCTGGGCCGTGGAAGCTGGGCAATTGCAAGAGACCCGTTAACAGAAGGAGCCCGCGCATTGAAGAATCATCAGGGAGATTTCAGGGAGATTATGGAAATTAGCGGAAGAGCCTTCATTTATGGAAAGAAGTATGGTAGGACTAATATTTCTTACCATAAATTGAGTAGGACACATCTAgtgttcttaccctataaatagccgagGAAGCAAAGAAGAAAGCCATTCAAGATCTCTCATACATACGTAACACATTGTGCTAGCTAGGTTTACATTCGTCTCCTTTGTACTCATCCTCATATTAACAGCTAGTGAAatccttggaagggtaccgtcccttcccgcggtcgtttcccacattgggttttccgcgtcaccaaatcttacgtgtcaaccTTTATTTACATAGTTAATTCCTTTACTTTGCATTAAACACAAATATCCATTCAAcatacaacgagtaagaccgcattgacctcgcTTAACCTAATTCAGTAGAAAATTACCAAAACGGCAATTTAGGAAGAAATCGGTCAGAGCCGAAGACAGATCAATGAACACACACGTGTACTATTCAATACGCTCAAGCAATGTTCACAAGTTTACTTGACGCCCAAGGAAGAGACGTCGAGACTTCTTATCAAAAGAGTCATATCCTAGTTTAATTATATTTAGGTAATAAGTATTTTATGCTCAAATAGGATTATCTTATTTTCCTAAGTCGAGTTGGTGTaatactttcctaatttatttaGGAAAGTTTAGTTTCCTAATTCTAGATCGAGTAGTTGTTATTTCCTAATTACTTTAGAAAATTTTATTGTTTCTATTATGTTTAGGAGGTTCTGTTAGTAGTATAAATAGGGGTTCTTGTAATCCTTATTACTCAGATACATGGAGATTgagaattaatacaagttttcttgttgcttattgcttgcgagttttaagtgtcttatttctttcttgcgagggagagattagagtgtgagttgatccttgcgaggtgagagtcacaaaaacCAGTCGTGCGTTGCATTCAtgttccttgcgagggaggatAAAGTGATCACGTCATATCCTTTTAATTTTCGttcaaaaacatataaaaatcaaataaacagttTAATTCTGCTGCATACTTGTTAATCTAAAAACGAACAGTTCACAAGACCTTTCTATTCCGAAGTTTCGAGTagattttacatcaaattggtatcagagcttcggtcTTGATTTCCTTAATCCAAACGATCCTATGATGGGGCAAAAGATGGAACCCTACGACGATGCAACTTTGTTCATCTTGAGACGGTCACGAGAAATTGAGTGTCTAAGGATTGGAAGAGAAGATTTGGCACGTCGTACTATGTGTCATGGGTTTGCACATTCATATATTTCTTGCCCTAATGAGGAATACATATCTTTTGAACAATATCGATGCTTTGAACGATTACGAATTCAAGGTAAACTGATGGTACCAAAGGTTATTGGCACACaaaaattaaaagaagaaaagGCTGAATGTTATAATGATGCTCACAAAGAAGAAGCAGAAAAGCATGGAGAGACGCCACagaacagtccagacgactgtcaGATTGTAAAGACGTCTGATTTTGTCCAAACGAACAGCCCGGAAGACTGTTAGATTCTGAATGATGAATCAAATAAGGCAGACACGATTGTTATAGATATTGTCGAGTTATTAGATGAAGGTGTTTCTTTTTTCAATCTTGATTTACCGCCTATCTTTGATGATTATGGAGATGAGGAAGCGGTTGTTACAAGTGTCAAGGAGCCGTGTTGTCCAATCAATTATGGCTATAACTTCGATTTGATTTCTAAAGTTTACAAGAGCACGATCAATTCTGTTAGGTTTCAAGATCAATCACCTTGTTATTTGGTCGATTGTGCAGAAACTATGACAGAATCGTCATGTTCGCCTTATTTGTTCATCAATGAACATGAGTCCTAGTTAAATTGTGAATTCAACAAGAGTACACTTTATCCTATTAAATTTCAAGAACAATACAATTGTTATTTCGTTGATTTCCTAACAGAAAAGGGTGCTACAATTATGAAAGGTTTATCTCTTTTGTATTATTTGTTCACTGATGAGTTTGTACTTGTGCACGGAGGGAGGAGGGGTGGAAGGCACAAGAAAATATGGTTCAAAGTGTATAGGCTTAACAACGAAAGGAGTAATCCTAGAATATGCAAGAGGGTTTCTACATTGGAGGAGTTCGAAGGGTTTCTACTTGTGATCGTAACTATTATCATGATTAAATTCGTATGGTTCGTGTTTGATCCGGGTGGTTTCACATATCTTCAAAATTTGAGGACAAATTTCTTAAAAGAAagggagaatgatgcaggagcattaGGAGGTATGGATTTATTGATAAGTGGAAATATTTCATAAATGATTAAAGGATTTAAGATTGATTCAAGACAAGCAACCGTGGTAATTTGGGAAGAAATCAGTCAGAGCCGAAGACAGATCAATGAACACACACGCTGACTATTCAATACGCTCCAGCATTGTTCACGTGTTTACTTGACGCCCAAGGAAGAGACGTCGAGACTTCTTACCAAAAGAGTCATATCCTAGTTTAATTATATTTAGGTAATAAGTATTTTGTGTTCAAATAGGATTATCTTAATTTCCTAGGTCGAGTTGGTGTAATACTTACCAATTTATTTAGGAAAGTTTAGTTTCCTAATTCTAGATAGAGTAGTTGTTATTTCCTAATTACTTTAGGAAAGTTTATTGTTTTCTATTATGTTTAGGAGGATGTGTTAGTAGTATAAATAGGGGGTCTTGTAATCGTTATTACTCAGATACATGGAGATTgagaattaatacaagttttcttgttgcttattgcttgcgagttttaagtgtcttatttctttcttgcgagggagagattagagtgtgagttgatccttgcgaggtgagagtcacaaaaacCAGTCGTGCGTTGCAATTAATTTTCTTGCGAGGGAGGAGAGAGTGATCATGTCATATCCTTTTAATTTTCGTTCAAAAACgtataaaaatcaaataaacagttTAATTCCGCTGCATACTTGTTAATCTAAAAACGAACAGTTCACAAGACCGTTCTATTCCAAAGTTTCGAGTAGATTTTACATCACTTAATACCTTAATGTGCCCTTTTTTCATATTTTGGTACGCTAAGTGAATTTAGGTCAAAAAGCTGTGAAATATTGCCGAGATTGAATCAATCGTGACTTGCAGTTATAAGAGGGAAGGGAATAGATTGAAAATGTGAACGGAGTGCATTATAAATAGGTTGCCATGTCTTTAAAAAATGGCCAGAATATTCTAATTTTTTGACCAAAATCCATTTAAGGTACCAAAATGTGAATGAAATGCACATTAAGGTATTAAGTTTTCAAAAACTTTTCATAAGGTGTTAAATTTGAAAAAGTACAATATTAAAGGGTGTTTTTATCAATTAATCCTATATTTTAGTTATGAttgaattttattaatttatgatTAAATAACACATGATGTTACATAATTGGTGATCCACAGCAAAGATAATTCTCCAAGCCGGCAAAACCTATCTGTTTTATACACAATCGATCATGTGAATGACTTGAAGTATCGTTTGCATATCATTGACTAACTGTGTCATTTATTATGCAGAATAATGTTTGGCTAGGCCATCAAGCAAAAGGCTGGACATTATTGATAAGCCAATAAGATAAAGACGTAAGAGTATTTAATCTAAATAAGACATGAGACttattattacaataataataataattaatcatggAGACATCAGCCTTAATGTTGAAGCCATCAACAAGCATATATACACCTTATGTATGTGTTGTTCCACTGTTAGCATAAAACATCCTTTGAAATATAAACTCATCAAGTTAGCAATGTCTGGTGTTCCATTAGAGACGATTAAGGGTCTACTTCGCCTTACGGTCAAACGTGGTATCGGTCTTGCTGTACGTGACGTCACGACCAGTGACCCTTACATCGTCGTTTGGCATGGAGATCAGGTACTTGTTCTTCCTGTCTACTTTCTGTCCCAAACTTCTATTTATTCTTGTTTTTTGTTTGATGATCATCTTTATTATTCTGTTTGTTTGAAAGAGTTTCAAGGGTCGTATAATGAAATGTCGTCTCTGTAACAACCGTTGACTTTATTTGCATACATCAAATGTGTCTAATTTAATTCTTATGTATCACGGTAAATACACCTCCGATTTAATACGAGTATTACAATATATATCAAGATTTTTATTAATCATATACCGTAATTAATTCCCTAGTAGACTTGGATTGAAGAGTGTCCAGTAGTACCGTTGACATGAAATGTTAAAATGGCGTCCATCTCTGTTGTGACTGCTTTACTGCCTTGCTATATATTCCACCTGTCCGGCCGGTGATCATAGCAACAAGAGCGTTGTTGCTGGCTTCAATGCTTTAGTCCTTCATAAGAGGAAAGGATGAGGCTTTCTCCCTAGCTAGGATGGAGATGGGAAAGAGGTGTGGATCGTCCCACCTCCCCATCCCAAAACATGATCGAATTTGATCACAAATGTCAATTCAAATATATATTATTCAAGGACTAatattttaaaactgtctaatagtATTAATCTCGGACTTACTAATTTTATTGGTCAATATTGAATTTCAACCATCATACAAACATCTTGAGAATCTTGGCTATCTTATCTTATCTTATCTTcacaattttatttaatttttttttgtataagATTACCTATATATGCAATAGAAGTACTTTCAACTGATTTTATGGAGTTTGTAATCTAGAAAGTGAGGACGGCCGCTGTTGAGAAAAGCGTCAATCCAGTGTGGGATGAAGAACTCACACTTTATGCTACAGAGCCAATTGAACCACTCAAACTTGTAAGTATTCGTTCCAAGTATTTGCTTGTTAATCCGTATATGCTATTTAGTAGGTAAAGGTAAAGCTGTCTTGTATGAGTAATAATACTTTGAAGTTGAATGCAGAAAGTATATGACAGCGACATGTTCTTTGATGACACTATGGGAGATGCTGAAGTTGATATCACACCATTTATGGAGTCAGTGACAAATAATGAAGAACCTATGGTAGACGGAACCGTCATCGCCAAAGTGATACCAGGCCGTGAAAACTGTCTTATAGAAGAGAGCGAAATTATTTGGAAGGACCGCAAAGTCACCCAAAACATGTGTTTGAGGCTACGCAATGTTGAATGTGGCGAGATTGAGCTTATGATGCAATGGATTGAAGTCAATGCCATGCGACGTACTACAACTTATCCTTGAGAGTTCCTGTTTATTTATGCAAGTTAGTTTTAAACTGACTTGGATATTGGAATATTAAGTGCTTGGATCGGAGCACCTAGTTGATATCAAGTATGTTTAAATTGTTGTGAATTGTTTGTAACACCTAAGGTCGTCTTGACGATGACTAGTAACGTTCCTTTGTTTTTGCTTCAAGATCAATTATATTTGTACTTTTAAAGTTTCAACACTAATTGTGTATGATATCGGTAATTAAACTTGTATTTACTACTTCATATGTTCTTGTTAGCTCTCATATTTTCACCACGTTTAGGAGTAGCCTCTCATCAGATCAGGGTTGAAGTtaatgtcctccacaatagtgcgtttacataataaatcttattaaaggaatatcattagGATATTTATTgtatgatcctcgtcagttgattaacgtaaatcgataacgattgactgactagagtttgacgttattgtcgtgagacgacggtgatcaactgacccctttaggtcacacctaaagcaacaaaccccaattgacaactaattttTTGCAAAGGAAttatcatttcatctcaaaaagAGGGAAATTACAATGCTTTGCAAGACTATCCACTAGCTagtaagaaaacaaagaaaacccTTACAAGCATACTAGGAAGCTAAGATCCAACAACAAAACCAGTTTTAGGAGCAAAGTCTATCTACAATCCTTCAATAGTCAGGATGATGATGCCACATGAACATCCTTACGGAAACCAAGAACTTGATTTTTTGAACAAGCCCCCTGCAATGCTGTCTTGTCCCTTGAAAAATGCGTCTATTTCTTTCAGCCCAGAGTTGATGAATAGCAGCAACCAGAGAGACCATAAACCACAGATGCCGCCAATGCTTCACCCCCTAAGAGCTCCTATAAAGCAGCTCCTCCATAAGGGCCTTCCCCTGCCTAATATATAATTCCCATCCAATGCAGCAAATCCTGCCAAACAGCTCTAGTAAAGGACAATGAAAGAACAGATGGTCATAAGTTTCCAAATTGCTTTCACAAAGAACACATCTATTAACATAGCAAAGTCCCCTTCTTTGCAGATTATCAATTGTAGCAAGTTGATTCTGCACGACCAAGGAACAAATGATCTTATGACTGGGAGCAATCCTGGAATGAGTAAGAGCATTGGTTCAGGGTCCAGCAGTAGGAGCATTCTTCAGGAACAGATAGGCATTGTGCAAAGTCAACTTGCCAGCAGAAGACCAGCTATGCAACAGAGTTTGAGCATTAAAAATGCTACCAGCTCTACTGATTAAGGTGTCTCTAGCAATAAGAATAGCCTTAAAACTATAAGGGAAGTAAGGCTTAGATTGAATGTGCCAAATATCAGATTGCTTGAAAATATAATGCTCTATCCAATGAGCCCAAATGCCTGAGTGATTCTGAGCAAGTAAATAGACCCATTTGCTCAGAAGGGAAATATTCCAGACTTCAAGATCTTTAATGTTAAATCCCTCAGCATAGATTGGAGAAGAGATGCCCTTCCAACTTTTAAAGATATGCCTATGCTCACCACTAGGAATACTCCAGAAAAATTCCTTTGCAGAGTTTGGAAATCTGCTTAGAAATATGCTTAGGAAGAAGGACACTAGTACACACCAGAAAGTAGTCAGGCCAAAGACAACAGAATTAAGGAGCTGGACTTCCCCAGTATAAGAAAGGAGAAGAGCAGACCAGTTGGCAACAACCTTTTGAACAACAATAATCAGGGGGTCAAACATTGTAGAAGAGAACCTAGCAGTGTTGAGAGGCAAACCTAGGTACCTGAAAGGGAAAGAAGCCTTAGAAAACCCAGTAGTGGTAAGGATTATATCCTGCAAAGAAGGAGGAACTCCACCAAAATACACATTAGTCTTCTCAGGGTTCGCAAACAGTCCAGAAACTTGAGCAAACTCATGTAAAGCTTCAGAAACAGCTACAACAGAAGGCAAATCTCCACGGGTGAAAATTataagatcatcagcaaaaattAGGTGGGTGAGGTTCAGAGCATGACACTTAGGATGGTGAGAAACATGAGGTTGTTGGCAAAGTTTTCTAAGGTATTTGGAGAGAACTTCCATACCCAAAACAAAAAGATAAGGGAACAAAGTATCCCCTTGTCTTAAGCCACTCTGCCCATGAAAATAACCAGAAATATCATCATTAATCTTGAGAGAGTAGCCAGGACTGTTAATGCACTCCATCACCCAATCAGTAAAAAGTTGAGGGAAGCCTATCAGATTCATAGAACAAGCcaaaaagtcccaattcaaggaGTCAAAGGCCTTTCTGATATCAACTTTGACAAGACATCTAGGAGAAATATTTTTCCTATCATAACCTTGAACTAAAGCCTGAGACAACATAGTATTCTCAAAAATGTTTCTACCAGACACAAAAGCAACTTGTTCTGGACAAATGATTAGAGGCAACACTTTTTTGAGCCTATTGGCAAGTATTTTACTGATGATTTTGTAAAAAACTGTACAGCAGGAAATGGGCCTAAAATCCATGATAGAAGAAGGGACCTGCTTCTTAGGAATCAGAGAAATGAGAGTAGATATAGCTTGCTTGGCCATATGATGCTTCTTAAAGAAAGAAAACACAACCTTACTAAGATCCATACGAATAATGGCCCAAGTAGATTTAAAGAAACCTGCAGAAAAGCCATCTATACCAGGGCTACTATTGTTGTCCAAACTAAACACAACATCTTTAATTTCCTTAAGAGTTAAAGGAGAGgtaatgatgtgaccataattagcgcatatttagcccccgaattagccttgttcccatgctttttattgcatatttgggtcatttattgtctttagttctttgttttgcatattctttgagattttgatcccttggtaggaaaggagtgcaaatgttgcattttcatggaaaaacaaagactaaattgattgaattcaatgaccaagcatcaaggagagacaagattagaaggcctttgtacatattatagtagatgagcaatgttgaagaaaggatccttgcatccccaaggaaatccccaaggattttatgaagaaaagggaagaaaagaagaagaaacgatgctgagctacaatccgagcggattgccatgaatccgcccgtcctccacagcacaatccgtgcgtcttctgccaAAGATGCCCGGgtaagcagccaccagaatccgagcggattcccttgaagacgcccgtcttcccctgctacaatccgcccgtcccgacaccaatacgcccggattccagcccagcacgaaTTTGTCTCTTCAAgcatcaaagaaagaagcccttcctttgaaaaataccggcttctccctgctcaatctaaaaagtgtaattactagtttagcccttagttaaccctaatgcatccacctaatttccactataaataccccattagtctaattagaagaggatgttcttcttatcaattattagagtagttaatatcaatcaaatctctctttagtattgtaatcaacaattaatcaagttttaatacaagttttatttccttaatctctcttttgttcatcctttattttgggtaattgtagattatttgggttattattgggagattgacaacctctcaatcaagcatcaagtacttcttttattcttagctttattattggaatcattagtaggtataatcctcttaatccctttttaattattgttaattactttcatttattcatcatgtttccttttgttggtatgattgacaaccttgctagcatgatcaacatgataatgagtgagtagtgacctagctagggttaatgggtaattaggggaaaccaacatggggaatgattcatgcttaagttaatatgctttcatggtttatttgcttgcttgttttgatctcaactcatgcacatgttatgtttgatgaaatgtgagcctatgaatccttgcattttttacccatcacctatctttccaatgagacttgtaagacataaaccaactcgagtctcattagaccatgcatgttgttgagtagggaagactaagtcgacttgtaggtgttgtacaatctaatcgattcgactccgggacccaaactttcctagtattgtaagatataacccaactcaatccatcacaacaataattgcttgcttataatttgaaaacatgtttgtatgatcaattcccatgattcccctatgaccccatgataccctagtactttttatcaattgtttacaacccttttatttcatcttgcttatttactttcattgctatttagttagtgacctcctacatcaacccaaattgtgacacccctaagacaccactaatttcaatagaaatctcatctcaattcccgtcccttgggatccgacctttacttgccactttactaattgtagagttgtttgtgaagctataaattgtgttttgattcggacgtgacccaacgacaacatctattaaattgtgaacacgaaacggaccgatcaaaaatggcgccgttgccggggacggtgttagattttcttatattgttattagttgtgtctttctttgccttggggaagtaaaactcctca
The Silene latifolia isolate original U9 population chromosome 11, ASM4854445v1, whole genome shotgun sequence genome window above contains:
- the LOC141611885 gene encoding GTPase activating protein 1-like, with product MRLIITIIIIINHGDISLNVEAINKHIYTLCMCCSTVSIKHPLKYKLIKLAMSGVPLETIKGLLRLTVKRGIGLAVRDVTTSDPYIVVWHGDQKVRTAAVEKSVNPVWDEELTLYATEPIEPLKLKVYDSDMFFDDTMGDAEVDITPFMESVTNNEEPMVDGTVIAKVIPGRENCLIEESEIIWKDRKVTQNMCLRLRNVECGEIELMMQWIEVNAMRRTTTYP